One Parachlamydia sp. AcF125 DNA segment encodes these proteins:
- a CDS encoding NAD-dependent epimerase/dehydratase family protein, translating to MALTTSKNILITGAAGFIGFHTALSLAQRGDRVVGYDNFNDYYSPQLKYDRCQLLKKAGIEVIEGDICDTSKLKHYVKANKITHLVNLAAQAGVRYSLIHPQSYVKANLEGFVSVLETCKEQPGISLVYASSSSVYGLNRKIPFSIEDRTDQQASLYGATKKANELFAQTYHHLYGIPVTGLRFFTVYGPWGRPDMAYSLFTKAILSDEPIEIYNYGKMLRDFTYVDDIIQGILAAIDREAGCDLFNLGHHEPVELLEFIQTLEEYLGKTAIKVFKELQLGDVPETFADIRESTRSLNFIPKVGMREGLAKFLDWYREYYQV from the coding sequence ATGGCATTAACAACAAGTAAAAATATTTTAATCACTGGAGCGGCAGGATTTATTGGTTTTCACACCGCTCTTTCCTTGGCCCAAAGAGGAGATAGGGTTGTTGGGTATGATAATTTTAATGATTATTATTCTCCTCAACTCAAATATGATCGCTGCCAGCTGCTTAAAAAAGCAGGCATTGAGGTGATTGAGGGAGACATTTGCGATACTTCTAAGCTTAAACATTATGTGAAAGCAAATAAGATCACGCACCTTGTCAATTTAGCCGCGCAGGCAGGCGTGCGTTATTCCCTCATCCATCCGCAATCTTACGTCAAAGCTAACCTCGAGGGTTTTGTCTCAGTCCTGGAAACTTGCAAAGAGCAGCCTGGGATTAGCTTAGTGTATGCGTCCTCCTCTTCTGTGTATGGCTTGAATCGCAAGATTCCTTTCTCTATTGAAGATCGTACAGATCAGCAAGCGAGCTTGTATGGGGCAACTAAAAAGGCGAATGAGTTGTTTGCACAAACCTACCATCACCTATATGGGATTCCTGTAACAGGGCTACGTTTTTTTACCGTGTATGGTCCATGGGGAAGGCCTGATATGGCCTATTCTTTGTTTACAAAGGCCATTTTATCTGATGAGCCCATTGAAATTTACAACTATGGGAAGATGCTACGCGATTTTACCTATGTTGATGATATTATCCAGGGAATTTTAGCAGCCATTGATCGAGAAGCGGGGTGCGATCTATTCAATTTAGGGCATCACGAGCCTGTCGAATTGCTAGAGTTTATCCAGACATTAGAAGAATACTTAGGAAAAACAGCCATTAAAGTATTTAAAGAGTTGCAACTAGGAGATGTACCAGAGACTTTTGCAGATATCCGGGAAAGTACGCGGAGCTTAAATTTCATTCCTAAAGTAGGAATGCGAGAAGGATTGGCTAAATTTTTGGATTGGTACCGGGAGTATTACCAAGTGTAA
- a CDS encoding YggT family protein: MILINLVSLVFQTYFLMLFARILSSWIPELHQYRMMQFIAFYTDPYLNFFRRFIPPLGMIDISPIFAFMALSFMEYFLKIVISNLPF, translated from the coding sequence ATGATTTTAATTAACCTCGTCAGTCTGGTTTTTCAAACCTATTTTCTCATGCTATTTGCGCGTATTTTAAGCTCGTGGATTCCTGAATTGCATCAGTACCGAATGATGCAGTTTATTGCCTTTTATACGGATCCTTACCTCAACTTTTTCCGAAGGTTTATTCCTCCTCTTGGAATGATTGATATCAGCCCCATTTTTGCTTTTATGGCGCTGAGTTTTATGGAATATTTCTTAAAAATTGTGATTTCAAATTTGCCATTTTAA
- the dusB gene encoding tRNA dihydrouridine synthase DusB: protein MKPFSPFQLGKFTLPNPIFYAPLAGCSDFPFRQMSAKYSPGLMYCEMVKMDALVRHDPNTFRMLDFEKGMHPIGGQLCGAKPQLAGKAAKIIEELGFDVVDLNCGCPVDKVTKDGSGSGLLKTPQLIGEILAEMVAAVKIPVTLKIRAGWDEENICAEEVTQIAEQAGAQAIAIHGRTRQQAYRGPANWDYIKASKQAAKNIKVIGNGDVVDPESAKRMFEYTGCDAVLVARGTMGQPWIAQDILSYLKGEQVPVRTPEDCRQALYTHFLCAEKYYNPRQVVVEMRRVGCWYIKSSSGTREFRGLISRASSPEEVRHLIQNFSFSHENEATHSLNSDADCEAC, encoded by the coding sequence ATGAAGCCTTTTTCTCCTTTCCAGCTAGGGAAATTCACTCTTCCCAATCCCATATTTTATGCACCGCTAGCGGGTTGCTCCGATTTTCCATTCCGACAAATGTCTGCCAAATATTCACCCGGTTTAATGTATTGTGAAATGGTTAAAATGGATGCATTAGTGCGCCATGATCCCAATACCTTTCGCATGCTAGATTTTGAAAAAGGGATGCATCCTATTGGAGGCCAATTATGTGGAGCCAAGCCTCAATTGGCAGGCAAAGCAGCTAAGATCATTGAAGAGTTAGGTTTTGATGTGGTCGACTTAAATTGTGGATGTCCGGTTGATAAGGTGACCAAAGATGGAAGCGGTTCGGGCCTCTTAAAAACCCCCCAATTAATCGGGGAAATTTTAGCAGAGATGGTGGCCGCAGTTAAAATTCCAGTGACGCTTAAAATCCGCGCGGGCTGGGATGAGGAAAACATCTGTGCTGAAGAGGTCACCCAAATTGCAGAACAAGCTGGTGCGCAAGCAATTGCCATTCATGGACGGACCCGACAACAAGCGTATCGGGGCCCCGCTAATTGGGATTATATTAAAGCCAGTAAGCAGGCTGCTAAGAACATTAAAGTGATTGGCAATGGGGACGTAGTTGACCCCGAATCGGCTAAACGCATGTTCGAATATACGGGCTGCGATGCCGTATTAGTCGCGCGAGGTACAATGGGCCAACCCTGGATTGCTCAGGACATTTTGAGTTATCTGAAAGGGGAGCAGGTTCCAGTTCGAACTCCTGAAGATTGCCGGCAAGCGCTTTATACCCATTTTTTATGTGCAGAGAAGTATTATAACCCACGCCAAGTGGTGGTTGAAATGCGCCGAGTGGGGTGTTGGTACATTAAAAGTTCTAGCGGAACGCGCGAATTCAGAGGATTAATTAGCCGAGCTTCTTCGCCAGAGGAGGTGCGGCATTTAATCCAAAACTTCTCCTTTAGCCATGAGAATGAGGCCACCCATTCTCTTAATTCCGATGCAGATTGCGAAGCCTGCTGA
- the sctJ gene encoding type III secretion system inner membrane ring lipoprotein SctJ, protein MSRVKNLGKLLGAVFLVCMAFLLTSCESRKTIVNGLDEKEANEIVVFLSSKGIDAMKVQSQEGGGGGSKIVLWDISVSADKATQAMSILNQSGLPRRKPQSLLGIFSNVGLVPSELQERIRYQAGLAEQIASTIRKIDGVLDAEVQISFPEEDPLNPGGEKKGKIVASVYVKHSGVLDDPNSHLVTKIKRLVAASVTGLDYDNVTVIGDRARFSEMPIGLKSGGDEKQFVSIWSIIVAKESAFRFRVIFFSFSLFLLLLSLAMIWAGWKLYPLLRAHGGIKQLFHLQPITAEPVKQEEKEVVKEETKVAEGEEEQDKGVT, encoded by the coding sequence ATGTCGAGAGTTAAGAACTTGGGTAAGCTATTAGGTGCTGTTTTTTTGGTATGCATGGCTTTTTTACTCACGAGTTGTGAATCACGCAAAACAATTGTGAATGGCTTAGATGAAAAAGAAGCTAACGAAATTGTAGTGTTCCTTTCTAGCAAAGGGATAGATGCGATGAAGGTACAAAGCCAAGAAGGTGGCGGGGGGGGATCAAAAATTGTGCTGTGGGATATCAGTGTATCTGCAGATAAAGCCACCCAAGCCATGTCCATTCTCAATCAGAGCGGATTGCCGCGCCGAAAGCCGCAAAGCTTGTTAGGAATATTTTCAAACGTAGGACTTGTCCCCTCAGAATTGCAGGAAAGGATCCGCTATCAAGCTGGCCTTGCCGAGCAAATTGCGAGCACCATTCGTAAAATTGATGGGGTCTTAGACGCAGAAGTGCAAATTTCTTTTCCTGAGGAGGATCCCTTAAATCCTGGAGGAGAGAAAAAAGGTAAAATTGTGGCTTCTGTGTATGTCAAGCATTCGGGTGTATTAGACGATCCCAATTCCCACTTGGTGACTAAAATTAAACGCCTTGTGGCTGCCAGCGTCACGGGATTAGATTATGACAACGTGACGGTGATTGGGGATAGAGCGCGTTTTAGTGAGATGCCTATTGGGCTGAAGTCGGGTGGGGATGAAAAGCAATTTGTGAGTATTTGGTCGATCATTGTGGCAAAAGAGTCTGCTTTTCGGTTTCGGGTGATCTTTTTCTCCTTTAGCCTATTTCTCTTGCTTCTGTCTTTAGCGATGATTTGGGCAGGGTGGAAACTTTACCCCCTTTTAAGAGCACATGGTGGAATTAAGCAGCTTTTCCATTTGCAACCTATTACTGCTGAGCCTGTAAAACAGGAGGAAAAGGAGGTTGTGAAGGAAGAAACAAAAGTGGCCGAAGGTGAAGAAGAGCAGGATAAAGGGGTAACCTAA
- a CDS encoding HrpE/YscL family type III secretion apparatus protein yields MSTKKFLSLIYGKDAIHLAPNAKVIPADVFSKIVDAQEMLARVKEDAERYRKEVITECEKLKEIAQKEGFEAGFKHWAEHIADLEKEIKEVRAEFEKIVLPVALKAAKKIVGKELEVSKSAILDIVTSTLKAVAQHKKIAIFVNKEELEVLNENRQKIKEVFENLETLSLGAREDIAPGGCIIETERGIINAQIENRWKLLEGVFESIAKPLVKKEVDEEPAKNP; encoded by the coding sequence GTGAGCACTAAAAAATTTTTATCTTTAATTTACGGAAAAGACGCCATTCATTTAGCCCCAAACGCTAAAGTCATTCCTGCTGATGTATTTTCAAAGATCGTGGATGCCCAAGAAATGCTGGCTAGGGTGAAGGAAGATGCTGAACGTTACCGCAAAGAAGTGATTACAGAATGTGAGAAATTGAAAGAGATTGCTCAAAAAGAAGGCTTTGAAGCAGGCTTTAAGCATTGGGCTGAACACATTGCAGATTTAGAAAAAGAGATTAAGGAAGTGCGGGCAGAATTTGAAAAAATTGTTCTCCCAGTTGCTTTAAAGGCTGCTAAAAAAATTGTGGGCAAAGAATTAGAAGTGTCAAAATCCGCCATTTTGGATATTGTGACTTCCACTTTGAAAGCCGTAGCACAGCATAAAAAGATTGCGATCTTTGTCAATAAAGAGGAGCTGGAGGTCTTAAATGAAAATAGACAGAAAATTAAAGAGGTCTTCGAGAATCTAGAAACTCTCTCTTTAGGAGCTCGCGAGGATATTGCTCCGGGCGGATGTATCATTGAGACTGAAAGAGGAATCATTAATGCTCAGATTGAAAACCGATGGAAGTTGCTGGAAGGGGTTTTTGAATCGATAGCCAAGCCTTTGGTGAAGAAAGAAGTAGATGAAGAACCGGCAAAAAATCCTTAG
- the sctR gene encoding type III secretion system export apparatus subunit SctR, whose protein sequence is MTFIKCSFYKLFIPFFALLLMIGGVAGAFQDVVLAQAGSTAPSIGVTSRPTATSSSSSMRAPKKQSAAEQILNQGGLEDIKHPSLITQAAVLAILSLLPFIIMILTSFLKIVIVLSLLRSALGVQQAPPNQIINGVAFMLSLFIMYPTGLKMYDAAHDVIQSARAPDSLVSVESSKYIVDVANASKEPLRLFLKRNSSVKHQALFFRMAYRVLPEDYRATLKPDDFMIVMPAYITSQLKDAFEIGVLIYIPFFVIDLVTSNILLAMGMMMLSPVTISMPLKLFLLVMLDGWTLLIDGLVNTFR, encoded by the coding sequence ATGACATTTATAAAATGTTCTTTTTATAAGCTCTTTATCCCATTTTTTGCTCTCCTGCTGATGATAGGAGGGGTAGCCGGTGCCTTTCAAGATGTTGTATTGGCACAAGCAGGTTCAACTGCTCCTTCTATAGGGGTGACAAGCCGCCCTACTGCCACTTCATCCTCTTCTTCCATGCGCGCTCCCAAAAAGCAAAGTGCAGCAGAACAGATCTTAAATCAAGGGGGGCTTGAGGATATCAAACATCCTTCCCTGATTACACAGGCAGCTGTTTTGGCAATTCTGTCTCTATTGCCTTTCATTATTATGATTTTGACTTCTTTCCTCAAAATCGTGATTGTTCTTTCCCTTTTGCGCAGCGCTTTAGGCGTGCAACAAGCTCCTCCGAACCAGATTATCAACGGCGTAGCTTTTATGTTGAGCTTGTTTATTATGTATCCAACAGGATTAAAAATGTACGATGCTGCCCACGATGTGATCCAGTCGGCTCGAGCGCCTGATTCATTAGTCTCCGTAGAATCTTCCAAGTATATTGTAGATGTCGCGAACGCTTCTAAAGAGCCGTTAAGGTTATTTTTAAAGAGAAATTCGAGCGTCAAGCACCAGGCTTTATTCTTTCGTATGGCCTATCGGGTTTTACCTGAAGATTACCGGGCAACATTGAAGCCAGATGATTTTATGATTGTGATGCCTGCCTATATTACCAGCCAGCTTAAAGATGCCTTTGAGATAGGAGTATTAATTTATATTCCTTTCTTTGTAATAGATCTTGTGACATCTAACATCTTGCTCGCAATGGGGATGATGATGCTATCTCCCGTGACAATTTCAATGCCTTTAAAGCTTTTTCTCCTCGTCATGTTAGATGGTTGGACTTTACTCATTGATGGTTTGGTTAATACGTTCCGTTAA
- the sctS gene encoding type III secretion system export apparatus subunit SctS codes for MHATQVVQLAYQGLLLILILSAPPILVSMFFGILVAIFQAATQIQEQTLSFTIKLCAVTLTLMFLGGWLGAQIMTFASNIFQHFPEWSVATQ; via the coding sequence ATGCATGCAACGCAGGTCGTTCAATTAGCTTACCAAGGCTTGTTGCTGATTTTAATTTTATCAGCTCCTCCTATCTTGGTTAGTATGTTTTTTGGAATTTTAGTGGCTATTTTCCAAGCTGCTACCCAAATTCAGGAACAAACGCTTTCATTTACCATTAAGCTATGCGCTGTTACGTTGACGCTTATGTTCTTGGGAGGATGGCTAGGGGCTCAAATCATGACCTTTGCTTCCAATATTTTTCAGCATTTCCCTGAATGGAGCGTAGCCACCCAATAA
- a CDS encoding flagellar biosynthetic protein FliR: MPELQQEAYISVFLNSAFASGEVEGVLTIFLLFLARMFPIIAQSPFFGARVLPHPVKVALAICWFVIFFPKMLLLTTTPIGFNLNALLLLFKEILIGFILGFIMGIPFSIVQNAGMIVDHQRGGASLMVNDPTIQNQSSPVGTLLNMVLIFLFWVMDIPFLFLDAIFTSYEIVPPDQFINPNFFDPSSPFRKIQIELINKVMVLSIQLAAPALLAILMTDVFLGIINRLAPQVQITFLGMPLKSLLGLAVICFGWNLLTTQMIKDSYLWLNSLNDLFKLLKAPLP, from the coding sequence ATGCCTGAATTACAACAAGAAGCTTATATCTCTGTTTTTTTGAATAGCGCATTCGCTTCGGGAGAAGTAGAGGGCGTGTTGACGATTTTTTTGTTATTTTTAGCGAGAATGTTTCCAATCATTGCGCAATCTCCCTTTTTCGGGGCAAGAGTTTTGCCCCACCCCGTAAAGGTGGCGCTAGCGATTTGCTGGTTTGTGATTTTTTTTCCAAAAATGCTTTTACTGACGACTACTCCTATAGGATTCAACTTAAATGCTCTCCTTCTACTCTTTAAGGAAATATTAATTGGTTTTATTTTAGGCTTTATCATGGGCATTCCTTTTAGCATTGTCCAAAATGCGGGAATGATTGTGGACCATCAGAGAGGAGGGGCTAGCTTAATGGTGAACGACCCTACCATCCAAAACCAGTCTTCGCCAGTGGGAACCTTGTTAAATATGGTTCTCATTTTCTTATTTTGGGTCATGGATATTCCTTTTTTATTTCTCGATGCGATTTTTACCTCGTATGAAATTGTTCCTCCTGACCAATTTATCAATCCAAATTTTTTTGATCCCTCCTCTCCCTTTAGGAAAATCCAGATTGAATTAATAAATAAAGTGATGGTGCTCTCCATACAATTAGCTGCGCCAGCTTTATTAGCCATTTTAATGACAGACGTGTTTCTGGGAATTATAAATCGGCTAGCTCCTCAGGTGCAGATTACATTTCTCGGAATGCCTTTGAAATCTCTTTTGGGACTTGCGGTCATTTGTTTTGGATGGAATCTTTTAACCACGCAAATGATTAAGGATTCCTACCTCTGGTTAAACTCCCTTAATGATCTCTTTAAGCTACTTAAAGCTCCCCTGCCATAA
- a CDS encoding DUF1343 domain-containing protein, with amino-acid sequence MHRMCFLWILLCVYTGLQSAESQVLVGADRVMETPYAPLLKGKKIGLITNHTAFTAKKHSTIQLFKTHAKSKGFQLVALFGPEHGLDGNIYADQECQTKLDSEGIPIYSLYGKTRKPTDEMLKGIDLLVYDIQDIGSRSYTYSTTLFYAMEEAAKKKIPVWVLDRPNPLGGLIMDGPMLEEKWRSFVGYINVPYCHGMTIGELAQFFNEEYKVGCQLTVIPMQGWRREMTFQDTGLPWIPTSPCIPEASTTFYYPTTGIIGELQLVSIGIGYTLPFKLIGAPWINGTTLAQKLNEQEFPGVHFEPFKYRPYYGKFAKQDCQGVLILITDMAKFKPVSTQYLILGILKTLYKTHFQQALSKAQKQQEIFNKVNGTEEVLKILHQEQYATWKLLSLHQKEREQFEKKRVKYLIPDYNF; translated from the coding sequence ATGCATCGAATGTGTTTTTTATGGATTTTGCTATGTGTTTATACAGGGCTCCAAAGTGCCGAATCTCAGGTCCTGGTTGGCGCCGATAGAGTGATGGAGACCCCGTATGCGCCTCTTTTAAAAGGTAAAAAAATTGGCTTGATTACAAACCATACGGCTTTTACTGCCAAAAAACATTCCACCATACAGCTGTTCAAAACACATGCTAAATCTAAAGGTTTTCAGTTGGTCGCCTTATTTGGGCCTGAGCATGGTCTAGATGGGAACATTTATGCCGACCAGGAATGCCAAACTAAATTAGACTCTGAGGGGATTCCCATTTATAGCCTATATGGAAAAACGCGCAAACCAACGGATGAAATGCTTAAAGGGATCGATCTGCTGGTTTATGACATTCAAGATATAGGGTCACGGTCTTATACCTATAGTACGACACTTTTCTATGCTATGGAAGAAGCCGCTAAAAAAAAGATCCCTGTGTGGGTACTCGATCGCCCAAATCCCTTAGGAGGGCTGATTATGGATGGCCCTATGCTTGAAGAAAAGTGGCGCTCTTTTGTCGGCTATATTAACGTCCCTTATTGCCATGGCATGACCATTGGAGAGCTTGCCCAATTTTTCAATGAAGAGTACAAGGTCGGCTGTCAACTTACTGTCATCCCCATGCAAGGCTGGAGAAGGGAGATGACCTTTCAAGACACCGGTTTACCCTGGATCCCTACTAGTCCATGCATACCAGAAGCAAGCACCACTTTTTACTATCCTACAACAGGCATTATCGGAGAGCTGCAATTGGTCAGCATCGGCATTGGCTATACCTTGCCTTTTAAATTAATCGGCGCTCCTTGGATTAATGGAACCACTTTAGCCCAAAAACTCAATGAGCAAGAATTTCCCGGCGTTCACTTTGAGCCTTTTAAATACCGCCCTTACTATGGAAAATTCGCCAAACAAGACTGTCAAGGAGTTCTGATTCTTATCACCGACATGGCTAAATTTAAGCCCGTATCTACCCAATATTTAATCTTGGGAATTTTGAAAACTCTCTATAAAACCCATTTTCAACAGGCCCTTTCTAAGGCTCAGAAGCAGCAAGAGATTTTCAATAAAGTCAATGGCACAGAGGAAGTGCTTAAGATTTTACATCAGGAACAATATGCCACTTGGAAATTGTTAAGTTTGCATCAAAAAGAAAGAGAACAATTTGAAAAGAAAAGAGTTAAATACCTGATCCCTGACTACAATTTTTAA
- a CDS encoding phosphatidylglycerol lysyltransferase domain-containing protein: MLWSPLTLEHHSLLDAQWKTLCQQNGLLISEYSFPNHFLFRNHHRYEVMLDGDLILVRGVSRRGEKFIVPTFHPNTLSKEKLLELLKLSPLFPIPEQWLDCFKELPIQAYYNRDQSDYLFSVNKLKNLPGRKLSSRRNLLHQLTQEHEVYTESFSEFDRSQALQILEKWQHQSSFPSDKTDFYPCQEALKHLKPFQLMGRLCYVDGTPSAFTIGEQLTPSTAIFRFCKALHTIKGLTPFLYEDFAAHLSEDTLWVNLEQDLGLPNLRQAKEAYDPDQLVNKWWVYLV; this comes from the coding sequence ATGCTATGGTCCCCCCTTACTCTAGAACATCACTCTCTGCTCGATGCCCAGTGGAAAACCCTCTGTCAACAAAATGGACTGCTTATTTCGGAATACAGCTTTCCTAATCATTTTCTATTTCGAAACCACCATCGCTATGAAGTGATGCTGGATGGAGACCTTATTTTAGTAAGAGGCGTTTCGCGCAGGGGAGAAAAGTTTATCGTCCCGACTTTTCATCCGAATACGCTTTCTAAGGAAAAGCTTCTTGAACTTTTAAAGCTATCCCCTTTATTTCCTATCCCCGAGCAATGGCTAGATTGCTTTAAAGAGCTTCCCATTCAAGCATATTATAATCGCGATCAATCAGATTATCTTTTTTCCGTGAATAAATTAAAAAACTTACCAGGTCGCAAGCTAAGTAGTAGGCGCAATCTTTTACACCAACTAACCCAAGAACATGAAGTGTATACGGAATCTTTTTCCGAATTTGATCGCTCCCAGGCTTTGCAAATTTTGGAAAAATGGCAGCACCAATCTTCTTTTCCGTCAGATAAAACCGATTTTTATCCTTGCCAAGAAGCTTTAAAACATTTAAAACCTTTTCAACTTATGGGACGTCTATGTTATGTGGATGGAACTCCCTCAGCTTTTACGATTGGGGAACAGCTAACTCCTTCAACGGCTATCTTTCGTTTTTGTAAGGCTTTGCATACTATTAAAGGTTTAACTCCCTTTTTGTATGAAGACTTTGCCGCTCATCTTTCAGAAGATACCCTTTGGGTTAATTTAGAACAGGATTTGGGCCTTCCAAACTTAAGGCAAGCCAAAGAAGCTTATGATCCCGATCAGCTCGTGAATAAATGGTGGGTGTATTTAGTTTGA
- the pgeF gene encoding peptidoglycan editing factor PgeF, with protein sequence MLRHQKDGIEWLEFELLADCKNLRHGVLLRAGGFSNAPFTSLNLGLFSTPDERSTVRQNFEKVKHTFQLPSPYIAKQSHGTHIWHIKNLDTYPQKADALVTNESERALFVMHADCQAAIMYDPITQALANVHAGWRGNVQNIFQKTIHYLYSAFGAQPENILVAISPSLGPSNAEFKHFSAEFPPSFWDFQIRPFYFDLWAISQMQLETCGILPHHIQIAKMDTYSLSLDFFSYRRDGITGRNGTFAMLPKKN encoded by the coding sequence ATGTTGCGTCATCAAAAAGATGGGATCGAATGGCTCGAATTTGAATTACTGGCTGACTGTAAAAACCTCCGGCATGGGGTTCTTTTGCGCGCAGGAGGTTTTAGCAACGCACCTTTTACTAGTTTGAATCTAGGTCTTTTTAGCACGCCAGATGAACGCTCAACGGTTAGGCAAAACTTTGAGAAAGTTAAGCATACATTTCAACTTCCTTCTCCTTATATTGCTAAGCAATCTCATGGAACCCATATCTGGCACATTAAAAATTTGGATACCTACCCCCAGAAAGCTGACGCACTCGTAACTAACGAGTCGGAGCGAGCTTTATTTGTCATGCATGCGGATTGCCAAGCTGCCATCATGTATGATCCTATCACTCAAGCTCTTGCAAATGTGCACGCGGGTTGGCGAGGCAATGTGCAAAATATCTTTCAAAAAACCATTCACTATTTATATTCTGCTTTTGGAGCGCAACCCGAAAATATCCTCGTTGCCATTTCTCCCAGTCTAGGCCCTTCGAACGCTGAATTTAAGCATTTTTCCGCTGAGTTCCCTCCTTCTTTTTGGGATTTTCAAATACGCCCCTTTTATTTCGATTTGTGGGCTATCAGCCAAATGCAATTGGAAACCTGTGGCATTTTACCCCATCACATTCAAATTGCAAAAATGGATACCTATTCCCTTTCTTTAGATTTCTTTTCTTACCGCCGCGATGGTATAACAGGAAGAAATGGAACTTTTGCCATGCTTCCGAAAAAAAATTAG
- a CDS encoding UPF0158 family protein, with the protein MSNTKVKLQAQNPLILRSHRLMEAFAKSDDERDFYLDRQEGFIIYVDLDKPQEDLDAFEGMLKNTPERFCLIPKLTFYETKKIMEGFVNEKVYDIDTKEKLLDIIQSKEAREHFLEFIYDHHSELEKWQQYYQERSRIRIIEWLRSHNFHFVFEEDLDLAKNMIEKLKRNLFQPKVSNDIASARKVLTAKAKTYYSSEALNPRPKRGRPPKQAVKQEIEPQMTTDIYITVPPSILPLLFTPDISSAFDVTFSSKFESGEELMAHRRSHLMNDLDLNVTDLSSKLETLRHLSNRWVEAEEVKNKTAIQENWDDDEDEEDDWDLDESPKTPKNKKKEPAAKTAKEPKVKRLAKNKASAVKAKATAKPKKAVEKTPAKPKKALLRRTTPGVKQKTKK; encoded by the coding sequence ATGAGTAATACGAAAGTTAAGCTTCAAGCACAAAATCCTTTAATCTTACGCAGCCATCGGCTGATGGAAGCCTTTGCAAAATCGGATGATGAAAGGGATTTTTATCTGGATAGGCAGGAAGGCTTTATTATTTATGTAGACCTTGATAAGCCTCAAGAAGACTTGGATGCATTTGAAGGAATGCTTAAAAATACTCCTGAGCGGTTTTGTCTCATTCCCAAGCTCACTTTCTATGAAACAAAAAAAATCATGGAAGGTTTCGTCAATGAAAAAGTATATGATATTGACACCAAGGAAAAACTTTTAGATATCATTCAATCTAAAGAAGCGCGCGAACATTTTCTCGAGTTTATTTACGACCATCATTCTGAGTTAGAGAAATGGCAACAATATTACCAAGAACGTTCTCGCATTCGAATTATTGAATGGTTGCGAAGTCATAATTTCCACTTCGTTTTTGAAGAAGATCTCGATTTAGCTAAAAATATGATCGAAAAACTCAAGCGCAATCTTTTCCAACCCAAAGTCAGCAATGATATCGCGTCGGCACGTAAAGTCCTAACAGCTAAAGCTAAAACCTATTATTCGAGCGAAGCTCTTAACCCTCGTCCCAAAAGAGGCCGCCCTCCTAAGCAAGCTGTTAAACAAGAAATTGAACCGCAAATGACCACAGATATCTATATCACAGTGCCTCCTTCCATTCTTCCCCTGCTCTTCACACCGGATATTTCAAGCGCATTTGATGTGACTTTTTCTTCTAAGTTTGAAAGCGGAGAAGAATTAATGGCCCATCGCCGCTCCCACTTGATGAATGATTTAGATCTGAATGTCACCGATTTATCCAGCAAGCTGGAAACACTCCGGCATCTTTCCAATCGCTGGGTTGAAGCTGAAGAAGTAAAAAATAAGACAGCTATTCAAGAGAATTGGGATGACGATGAGGATGAAGAAGACGATTGGGATCTAGATGAGTCTCCGAAAACCCCTAAAAACAAGAAAAAAGAACCTGCAGCGAAAACTGCCAAAGAACCGAAAGTGAAACGGCTAGCAAAAAACAAAGCATCTGCTGTAAAAGCTAAAGCCACTGCCAAGCCTAAAAAAGCTGTTGAAAAAACTCCAGCAAAACCTAAGAAAGCTTTGCTGCGCCGCACGACGCCTGGGGTTAAGCAAAAAACTAAAAAATAA